A single genomic interval of Flavihumibacter rivuli harbors:
- a CDS encoding NHL repeat-containing protein, whose product MNISPGKIQYYKVRVENTAEEFSDFTPYNDGYADFFRAPTNLHATDGTEDNQVVVNWKGTKGALEYVVYRGTTESGSFNEVHRTTDSIYRDTSVTNELRYYYKVKAFNNRLGLSAYSNIDSGYKQGSYKLVKIIGSPGSLPGQFNRPYGLAFNNNNGLLYVSDYGNNRIQVLSPEGVFQRQFGNELYYPRGIAFDNNGNLFIANSAVNNIQKYSPNEILISSWGTTGTGPGQFNYMRAIACDRNGNVYVVDHNNHRVQKFTNDGNFLLTWGGGPSTNPGSFEYPFGLVINNSGNVLVTDATESVNRRIQTFSPSGNLLSSYPLSLFQGSFVGLGIAKDAEDNLYVSIQTEVVKLGPDGSVKARFGKGMLSLATGITVDGQGNVYVADDNDERILKFSKGK is encoded by the coding sequence TTGAACATATCACCAGGTAAAATCCAATATTACAAGGTGAGGGTTGAGAATACGGCTGAGGAGTTTAGCGATTTTACGCCCTACAATGACGGATATGCCGATTTCTTCAGAGCCCCCACCAACTTACATGCTACTGATGGAACAGAGGATAACCAGGTTGTTGTTAATTGGAAGGGTACAAAAGGGGCATTAGAGTATGTAGTATACAGGGGAACAACTGAATCAGGAAGCTTTAATGAAGTACACAGAACTACTGATAGTATATATAGAGACACATCAGTGACTAATGAACTGCGCTACTATTACAAGGTCAAAGCTTTCAACAACCGACTGGGACTAAGCGCATATTCAAATATTGACAGCGGATACAAACAAGGCTCTTATAAACTTGTGAAAATAATTGGAAGTCCCGGTAGTTTACCCGGACAATTCAATCGGCCATATGGATTAGCATTCAATAATAATAATGGATTATTGTATGTGTCTGATTATGGCAACAATAGAATCCAGGTACTTAGCCCAGAAGGGGTATTTCAACGTCAATTTGGCAATGAATTATATTACCCTAGGGGTATTGCATTTGACAATAATGGCAATCTATTTATTGCCAATTCGGCAGTAAACAATATTCAGAAGTACTCACCAAATGAAATACTTATATCAAGTTGGGGAACGACGGGAACCGGACCTGGGCAATTCAATTACATGAGGGCAATAGCATGTGATCGCAACGGCAATGTATATGTAGTAGACCATAATAACCATCGCGTTCAGAAGTTCACCAATGATGGCAATTTCCTTTTGACATGGGGAGGCGGACCCAGTACAAATCCCGGCAGTTTTGAATACCCTTTCGGTCTTGTGATCAACAATAGTGGAAATGTTCTTGTAACTGATGCTACTGAAAGCGTTAACAGGAGAATTCAAACCTTCTCGCCTTCAGGAAACCTCCTGAGTTCTTATCCCTTAAGCCTTTTCCAGGGATCATTTGTTGGTCTTGGCATTGCAAAAGACGCCGAAGACAATCTCTATGTTTCAATACAAACAGAGGTAGTCAAGTTAGGGCCCGATGGAAGCGTAAAAGCCAGATTTGGCAAAGGCATGTTATCTCTTGCCACCGGAATAACCGTAGATGGACAAGGAAACGTTTATGTAGCTGACGACAACGATGAGCGCATCCTAAAGTTTTCAAAAGGCAAATAA
- a CDS encoding DUF7674 family protein: MSVWRKKAIECAPELRAVFQASDLTPYTVFMELLPITRQAHLDNDNDKLTKIYSFAEWCHRQKDEKLWNSVGVCFYEHLVDTDETYLQFTNWISKKIYFDIRDLLNHRADENQMKRLDQYYGYKTKK; encoded by the coding sequence ATGAGCGTTTGGAGAAAAAAAGCGATAGAATGTGCACCTGAATTAAGAGCAGTATTTCAAGCCTCAGATCTAACACCTTATACTGTTTTTATGGAGCTTTTGCCTATAACACGCCAAGCACATTTAGACAACGACAATGATAAGCTGACTAAAATTTACTCATTTGCTGAATGGTGTCACCGACAAAAGGATGAAAAACTATGGAACTCAGTCGGAGTTTGTTTTTATGAACATTTGGTTGACACAGACGAAACATATTTACAGTTTACAAATTGGATATCGAAAAAAATTTATTTTGACATAAGAGATCTATTAAACCACAGAGCGGACGAAAATCAAATGAAACGACTTGATCAATACTATGGATATAAGACAAAGAAATAA
- a CDS encoding L,D-transpeptidase family protein: MYNLGVSYPNAADLNNARQLGKSAGGEIKIHGLPNGKAFIGRFHRFYDWTNGCIALTNEEVCQLYDRVLIGTPIEIFE; this comes from the coding sequence ATCTACAATCTTGGAGTTTCCTACCCAAATGCCGCTGACTTGAATAATGCACGACAACTTGGCAAGAGTGCTGGCGGAGAGATTAAAATTCATGGTTTGCCCAACGGCAAGGCGTTTATAGGGCGCTTTCATAGATTTTATGACTGGACAAATGGCTGTATTGCGCTTACTAACGAAGAAGTCTGCCAACTGTATGATAGAGTCTTAATTGGTACACCTATTGAGATTTTTGAGTAA
- the istA gene encoding IS21 family transposase — protein sequence MAANPIKMDQLKQVLSLHQQGKSIKAIARLTGIARNTIRGYLRRGQANECNPLLDNDKELAAALYNQDSSTYKSKAYQCLLLHFEGIEQELARPGVTRLLLWREYREQHPDGYEYSQYCYYLKAFLRNKDVSMHLEYRAAEQIMIDFAGKKQYYIDSTSKERISCEVFVATLPFSGLIFCYAVPSQKTADFLECCNQMLRYFGGSPQTILCDNLSTAVTRSDKYEPVFTDLCYQLSEHYGTTFSATRPYEPRDKAMVEKAVRIVYQNVYAPLRKHTFHSLAELNHHFLQQLERLNKLPYKGSSFSRQDLFLAEEQPLLKTLPSAPLCLKKGTVLTVQRNYHIQLREDGLYYSVPWQYAGQKVKVWYDHRSVEIYHDHQRIAWHPRSVNGRGYTTLGEHMPPNHQAMAARKGWTQEGLLSKAYRIGPCVGSVAEKILGNSVYMEQNYKSCYGMLMLEKRYGSQRLEAACQLALTGMRINYTMIKNILHCGKDKQVRIPNDTPLPSHTNIRGPQQYQ from the coding sequence ATGGCAGCCAATCCGATAAAAATGGACCAGTTAAAACAAGTATTATCCCTTCATCAGCAAGGCAAATCCATCAAGGCGATTGCCCGGCTTACCGGGATTGCCCGTAATACCATCAGGGGATACCTGCGCCGCGGGCAAGCCAATGAGTGCAATCCCCTGTTGGATAACGATAAAGAACTTGCCGCAGCCCTGTATAACCAGGATAGTTCTACCTATAAAAGCAAAGCCTACCAGTGCCTGCTGTTGCATTTTGAAGGCATTGAGCAGGAACTGGCGAGGCCGGGCGTTACCCGCCTGCTGCTGTGGCGGGAGTATCGCGAACAACACCCGGATGGTTATGAGTACAGCCAGTACTGCTACTACCTGAAGGCATTTTTGCGCAATAAGGATGTCTCCATGCACCTGGAATACCGGGCGGCCGAACAGATCATGATCGACTTCGCCGGCAAGAAGCAGTATTACATTGATAGCACATCTAAAGAGCGGATCAGCTGTGAAGTATTTGTAGCTACGCTGCCCTTCAGCGGACTGATCTTCTGTTATGCCGTTCCCAGCCAGAAGACGGCCGATTTTTTGGAGTGCTGCAACCAGATGCTGCGGTATTTTGGTGGCAGCCCCCAGACCATTCTCTGTGATAACCTCAGCACTGCTGTTACCCGTTCCGATAAATACGAGCCTGTCTTTACGGATCTCTGTTACCAACTGAGCGAGCATTATGGCACCACTTTTAGTGCTACGCGACCCTATGAGCCGCGGGACAAGGCCATGGTGGAGAAGGCGGTGCGTATTGTATACCAGAATGTATATGCCCCCTTGCGCAAACATACCTTCCACTCCCTTGCCGAGCTCAATCATCATTTTCTTCAGCAGTTGGAGCGCCTGAACAAACTTCCTTACAAGGGATCCTCTTTCAGCAGACAGGATCTCTTCCTGGCAGAAGAGCAGCCCCTTCTAAAAACCCTTCCTTCAGCCCCCCTTTGCCTTAAAAAAGGAACCGTACTGACCGTACAGCGCAACTACCATATACAACTGCGGGAAGACGGCTTGTACTACAGCGTGCCCTGGCAATATGCAGGCCAGAAGGTCAAGGTCTGGTATGACCACCGCTCCGTAGAGATCTACCATGACCACCAACGCATTGCCTGGCATCCACGCAGTGTCAACGGCAGGGGATACACCACCCTTGGGGAACACATGCCACCCAACCACCAGGCCATGGCAGCCAGGAAGGGCTGGACGCAGGAAGGCTTGCTAAGTAAGGCTTACCGTATAGGCCCCTGTGTGGGCAGTGTGGCAGAGAAAATACTAGGCAACAGTGTTTACATGGAGCAGAACTACAAGTCCTGTTATGGCATGCTGATGCTGGAAAAACGGTACGGGTCGCAACGCCTGGAAGCAGCCTGCCAACTGGCACTGACGGGTATGCGCATTAATTACACGATGATCAAGAACATCCTGCATTGCGGTAAGGATAAACAGGTCCGCATACCCAATGACACCCCACTGCCATCCCATACCAATATCCGAGGTCCCCAACAATATCAATAA
- the istB gene encoding IS21-like element helper ATPase IstB, whose amino-acid sequence MNTTSTLEQMKELRLMGMAQTYQQQLELPLHQQLESHELVAHLLQHEQLYRRQEKTAYYLKLAKLRLQAIPEQINCSAARNLTKQQLTTLLEGQYLKNGDNILVTGATGCGKSYLACALGHQACLQGHKTIYLSMNRFIEKITLSKLDGTYLKLLNHLERQSLIILDDFGLQPMQQDIKLALLQILEERHGRRSTIVTSQLPVSAWYEYINEPTVADAIMDRLTASAHRIDLKGESLRRKK is encoded by the coding sequence ATGAACACAACATCCACATTGGAACAGATGAAAGAGCTCCGTTTAATGGGTATGGCCCAAACTTACCAGCAACAACTGGAGCTGCCCTTGCATCAGCAACTGGAATCACATGAACTGGTGGCACACCTGCTCCAGCATGAACAGCTCTACCGCCGCCAGGAAAAGACAGCCTACTATCTTAAACTGGCTAAGCTAAGGCTGCAGGCCATACCGGAACAGATCAACTGCTCCGCAGCAAGGAACCTGACCAAGCAGCAGCTCACTACACTGCTCGAAGGGCAGTACCTGAAAAACGGGGACAATATCCTGGTAACAGGGGCGACAGGCTGTGGAAAATCCTACCTCGCCTGCGCTCTCGGCCACCAGGCATGTTTACAGGGACACAAGACCATTTACCTGAGCATGAATCGTTTTATAGAGAAAATAACCCTGTCCAAACTGGACGGTACTTACTTGAAACTATTGAACCACCTGGAACGCCAGTCGCTGATCATACTCGATGACTTTGGCTTACAACCCATGCAGCAGGACATCAAGCTGGCCCTTTTACAAATCCTGGAAGAACGCCATGGGAGAAGATCCACTATTGTTACCTCACAGCTACCTGTAAGCGCCTGGTATGAATACATCAATGAACCTACCGTAGCGGATGCCATAATGGACAGATTGACAGCCAGCGCACATCGCATAGACCTGAAAGGGGAATCACTGAGGAGAAAAAAATAA
- a CDS encoding IS3 family transposase: MIARYKNRVSIEQLCQWACVARSSLYYQSHPGERGMKPSSHTIVGNNSLVENSLVVEQIRAVVSMDYCVYGYRKVTESLRDMEYLINHKKVYRLMKEHHLLCGARIKVQGKRKWVQHRRIEARYPMEYLCLDIKYVWVQGENRWYYQLAIMDVFSRRILCWIFQRSVRQTDVIALMRWLDLRFGLKGVIIRNDNGSQFVANKVRAALKALEAQQEFTHVATPEENAYIEAFHSIQQSELIDRHSFSSFYDAKQHIEKYMHWYNVKRKHGAIGFLTPMQKWAQGMSLSAVRPQLAPGTVGLSRPDSEGMRTASALYSLDQHTEPAYLCLTDDQDINESVANHFEKSVQFIGG, from the coding sequence ATGATAGCACGTTACAAAAACAGGGTAAGTATTGAGCAGCTTTGTCAATGGGCCTGCGTAGCCAGGAGCAGCTTGTATTATCAGTCCCATCCCGGAGAAAGGGGCATGAAGCCCAGCAGCCATACCATCGTAGGAAATAATAGCCTGGTTGAAAACAGCCTGGTGGTAGAGCAGATCCGGGCAGTTGTTTCGATGGACTACTGCGTGTATGGGTACCGGAAAGTGACCGAGAGCCTGCGCGATATGGAATACCTGATCAATCATAAGAAGGTGTATCGCTTAATGAAAGAACATCATTTGCTATGTGGTGCTCGAATAAAAGTGCAGGGCAAAAGAAAATGGGTACAGCATAGACGTATTGAAGCCAGGTACCCAATGGAATATTTGTGCCTGGATATCAAATACGTTTGGGTACAGGGTGAAAACCGGTGGTATTACCAACTGGCTATTATGGATGTTTTCAGTCGCCGGATCCTGTGCTGGATTTTTCAACGAAGTGTTCGCCAGACGGATGTCATTGCCCTGATGCGCTGGCTGGACCTTCGATTCGGACTGAAGGGCGTCATCATACGAAATGATAACGGTTCCCAATTTGTTGCAAATAAGGTTCGAGCCGCACTAAAAGCACTGGAAGCACAGCAAGAGTTTACACATGTTGCCACTCCGGAGGAAAATGCTTACATCGAAGCGTTTCATTCCATTCAGCAAAGCGAGCTGATTGACCGGCATTCCTTTTCCAGTTTTTATGATGCAAAGCAGCACATAGAGAAGTACATGCACTGGTATAACGTTAAGCGCAAACACGGGGCTATCGGCTTCCTCACACCAATGCAAAAATGGGCACAAGGTATGTCCTTGTCAGCTGTTAGGCCACAACTTGCGCCGGGGACGGTGGGCTTGTCAAGGCCGGACAGCGAGGGTATGCGGACGGCGTCCGCTTTGTATAGCCTTGACCAGCACACCGAACCGGCCTATCTTTGCCTTACGGATGACCAGGACATCAACGAATCAGTAGCAAACCATTTTGAAAAATCTGTCCAGTTTATAGGGGGTTAA
- a CDS encoding transposase, whose translation MAKTKRQFTPEEKYSILQEAEREGVTETARKYNLAHSVLNYWKRKYLVKGKDGLKPGYKKVDPLVRSLEEENARLKKIIANQALELEFKTELLKKSDAHYRKAGK comes from the coding sequence ATGGCAAAAACAAAACGTCAATTTACACCTGAAGAGAAGTATAGCATTCTTCAAGAAGCTGAACGGGAAGGTGTAACAGAAACAGCCCGCAAATACAATCTTGCGCATTCGGTACTTAACTATTGGAAGAGGAAGTACCTGGTAAAAGGCAAAGACGGCTTAAAGCCGGGATACAAAAAGGTTGATCCACTGGTACGCTCCCTGGAGGAAGAGAATGCACGTTTAAAAAAGATCATTGCTAACCAGGCACTCGAACTGGAATTTAAAACCGAGCTTTTAAAAAAAAGCGATGCCCATTACCGGAAAGCAGGCAAATGA